In Sulfitobacter albidus, the following proteins share a genomic window:
- a CDS encoding ABC transporter ATP-binding protein, with product MKDFLNVADVSRRFGPQLSLGDRIAAKLGANVETRVVHAVDGVALTVRQGETLGLVGESGCGKSTLGRVMAGILPPSEGDVTLDGAPVMRGGVKTTTRVQTVFQDPFASLDPRMKVGDAVAEGPIAHGLTTKAEAKTYVADWFARVGLDPHWADRYPHQFSGGQRQRLAIARALAMQPDLLICDEPVASLDVSIQAQIINLFLELRRDLGLTCVFISHDLSVVEHVSDRVAVMYLGRIVELGETQAVFDNPAHPYTRALLASVPKLVLDGDELVTFQAIEGEVPSPLSPPPGCHYNPRCPLADAGCAREVPAFRALDGARSVACHHPLRD from the coding sequence ATGAAGGATTTTCTGAACGTCGCAGATGTCTCGCGCCGCTTTGGCCCGCAGCTGAGCCTTGGCGACCGCATCGCGGCCAAGCTGGGCGCAAATGTCGAGACACGCGTGGTGCACGCGGTCGACGGCGTCGCGCTGACGGTGCGGCAGGGCGAAACGCTGGGCCTTGTGGGGGAAAGCGGCTGTGGGAAATCCACGTTGGGCCGGGTGATGGCCGGCATCCTGCCGCCGTCGGAGGGGGATGTGACGCTGGACGGCGCACCGGTCATGCGCGGCGGGGTCAAGACGACGACGCGGGTACAGACCGTGTTTCAGGATCCCTTCGCCAGCCTCGATCCGCGCATGAAGGTCGGCGACGCGGTGGCCGAGGGGCCCATCGCGCACGGGCTGACCACCAAGGCCGAGGCCAAAACATACGTTGCCGACTGGTTCGCGCGCGTGGGGCTGGACCCCCATTGGGCCGACCGCTATCCGCACCAGTTCTCGGGCGGGCAGCGCCAGCGCCTGGCGATTGCGCGCGCGCTGGCCATGCAGCCCGATCTGCTGATCTGTGATGAGCCGGTCGCCTCGCTCGATGTCTCGATCCAGGCGCAGATCATCAACCTGTTTCTTGAATTACGCCGCGATCTGGGCCTCACCTGCGTGTTCATCAGCCATGATCTGTCGGTGGTCGAGCATGTGAGCGACCGCGTGGCCGTGATGTATCTTGGCCGCATCGTCGAGCTGGGGGAGACACAGGCCGTATTCGACAACCCCGCACACCCCTATACGCGGGCGCTTTTGGCGTCGGTGCCGAAACTGGTGCTCGACGGGGACGAGTTGGTCACGTTTCAGGCGATCGAGGGGGAGGTGCCATCGCCGCTGTCGCCTCCGCCGGGGTGCCACTACAACCCGCGATGCCCCTTGGCGGATGCGGGCTGCGCGCGCGAGGTGCCTGCATTTCGCGCGCTTGACGGCGCGCGTTCGGTCGCGTGCCACCACCCGCTCCGGGATTGA
- a CDS encoding ABC transporter ATP-binding protein yields the protein MSVLAVENLRTEFFTRAGTLRAVNDVSFTLERGEILGLVGESGSGKTVTGFSLLGLVDAPGRITGGSVKLGGTELVGMAQDDLRARRGREISMIFQDPIATLNPMLSIGQQMRMALEAHEKLSRRAADARAAEALGRVGIPSPAARLKAYPHQFSGGMRQRVAIAIALLHSPSVIVADEPTTALDVSIQAQILHQVKELAAETGTAVIWISHDLAVVSSLASKLLVMYAGRVVEQGPTAALLRDPRHPYTRGLIDSLPASTSPGELLAQVPGTTPSLLALPPGCPFAPRCARSADACTTMPDPTEEAGRSYRCHVPVGAQGAVA from the coding sequence ATGAGTGTTCTGGCCGTCGAAAACCTGCGCACCGAGTTCTTTACCCGCGCGGGCACCCTGCGCGCGGTCAACGACGTCTCCTTCACGCTTGAGCGGGGGGAGATTCTGGGTCTCGTCGGCGAAAGCGGATCGGGCAAGACCGTGACCGGCTTTTCGCTGCTGGGTCTGGTCGACGCACCCGGACGCATTACCGGCGGGTCCGTAAAACTGGGCGGGACAGAGCTGGTGGGCATGGCGCAGGACGATCTGCGCGCGCGGCGCGGGCGCGAGATTTCGATGATCTTTCAGGATCCCATCGCCACGCTGAACCCGATGCTGAGCATCGGCCAGCAGATGCGCATGGCGCTTGAGGCGCACGAAAAACTCTCCCGCCGTGCGGCGGATGCACGCGCGGCCGAGGCGCTGGGCCGCGTGGGCATCCCGTCGCCCGCCGCGAGGCTGAAGGCCTATCCGCACCAGTTCTCGGGCGGGATGCGTCAGCGGGTGGCCATCGCCATCGCGCTGCTGCACAGCCCTTCGGTGATCGTGGCGGACGAGCCCACGACCGCGCTCGATGTTTCGATCCAGGCGCAGATCCTGCATCAGGTCAAGGAACTCGCCGCCGAAACGGGCACTGCCGTGATCTGGATCAGCCATGATCTGGCGGTTGTCTCATCGCTCGCGTCCAAGCTGTTGGTCATGTACGCGGGCAGGGTGGTCGAGCAGGGCCCGACGGCGGCCTTGCTGCGCGATCCGCGCCATCCCTATACCCGCGGGCTGATCGACAGCCTGCCGGCCTCGACCTCGCCCGGTGAGCTGTTGGCGCAGGTGCCCGGCACCACGCCCTCGTTGCTGGCACTGCCACCCGGCTGCCCCTTTGCACCGCGCTGCGCGCGCAGCGCGGATGCCTGCACCACCATGCCGGACCCCACGGAGGAGGCCGGACGCAGCTATCGTTGCCACGTGCCCGTTGGCGCGCAAGGAGCCGTCGCATGA